TGGCCACCCCGGCCAGCGCGCCTGCCAACAGGGCCGCGGGCAGCCTAAAGCGGCGGTACCGGAACACGGCGAATGCGGCTTCCGAGCCGATGCCCTGGACCAGGCCCGAGAAGATCACGGTCAGGCCGAAGGAGTTGCCCAGCAGCGCCTCGACAATGGCCGCCACCAGCTCGCAGTAGAGCGCGGCGCCGGGCTTGCGGATCACCAGGGCGCCAATGACTCCCGCGATCAGCCAGCCCCCGCCGTACAACCCGCCCAGAGGTGGGAAGGCGACGGTCAGGGCGGCGATGAAGCCGTAACCGGCGGACCACAGCCAGAAAATCACGCCCACGGCCACGGAAAGGACGGAAGCCACCACGATGTCCACCACGCGCCACGTGGATTTAGGTGCTGTCCGGGGATTGGCGGAATTGCCCGCGACTGACTTGCTCATGTTTCCTCCTTTGCAGGAGGGGCGGTGCGGCGGTCTTTCCGCGCACCGAAGAGAACTCGACTCCCTTCGCCGGTACTAGCCGGAGCAGGTTCGAGGGTCTGCGGCGAACCGCACTCTCAGCGCCTTGTTCCATGGTATGGAACGGGACGCTCCCCTGTCGTGTTGAATTGCGCCTTCAGTCTACCCGCGCCGCCGCACCGCGGCGAATGCCGTTACGGGCTCCCGCTGACCGGTTAGGCTGGCAGGGAACCTTCGCATCGCATCGGGACCACCGCACTTCAAGGAGCGTTTTTGTGAATATCGTGTTCAAGCTGCTCAGCACCGGGGTGAGCCTGGGAGCTGGATTTGTTGCCAGCAAGATCGTGGACACCGCCTGGGAGAAAAGCACCGGACGCAAGCCGCCGAAGGACGGTGCCGACCTCGAAAACAGCATGCGCTCGGCCCTTGCCTTCGCCCTGGTGTCCTCCGCCGTCGCCGCCATCATCCAGGTCGTGACCAGCCGCACCACGCAGAAGGCCATCGCCCGCTTCCAGCAGCACCCGGACGAGGTCTAGGCCTCGTCGCGGTCCTCCACGACCGCCGCCACCACGTCGTGGAGCTCGTCCGTGCTGAGCAGCTCCGGACGGCGGTGCTTGGTGCGGTACCCAGCGCGGCCCACCATGTGGGCGGACACCGGCACGGTGAGCAGCTGGAACAGCCACGCCACCAGCAGCAGGGGAACCAGCGACCAGGCGCGCAGCTGCAGCCCAACCGCCGCCAGCATGAGGAACAGCCCCAGCACCTGCGGCTTCGTGGCGGCGTGCATGCGGCTCATCAGATCCGGAAACCGCAGGAGCCCGATGGCCGCGGCCAGGCTCATCAGCGCCCCGCCCAGCAGGCAAATGGCCGTCAGGACGTCCAGCAGGGCATCCATGATCACGCCTCCTCCTTTCTGTGCGCCACAAATCTGGCCACCGTGACGGAACCGATGAACCCGATCACGCTGATCACCACCAGCAGCGCCAGGTTGTCTGTATGCCGGGTCAACGCCATTTCCATCGCCAGGGCGGCACCAAAAATCGCCAACAGCACATCCGCCGCAATCACGCGGTCCAGTAGGGAAGGCCCCGCCGCGATGCGGTAAATGGTCCCGGCCGCGGCCAGGGCAAGCACGACGGCGGCAATCACCACGACAATTTCCAAGCCTGTCACTGCGCCTCCTTGGGCGGTGTCGTCGGGAGGGAGCGGCTGGGGCTGATCCCGAACCTCAACGGCCGGACCCGTCGTGATCTCGAACCTCAGCGGCAAGTGCTGCCAGTTCCTCGCGGCTGCCCATGAGGCGGATCAGCCGGGCCTCGATGTCCTGGATCCCGGCACGGACCCTTTCCACGCTTTCCGGGGTTGGTGTGTTCATGGCGTGAACGTACAGGGTGGACGTGCCACGGTCCACCTCCACCACCAAGGAGCCCGGGATCAGCGACAACACGTGGCCCACGGCCGTCATGATCAGGTCCGAGC
This genomic stretch from Arthrobacter dokdonellae harbors:
- a CDS encoding monovalent cation/H+ antiporter complex subunit F, which gives rise to MEIVVVIAAVVLALAAAGTIYRIAAGPSLLDRVIAADVLLAIFGAALAMEMALTRHTDNLALLVVISVIGFIGSVTVARFVAHRKEEA
- the mnhG gene encoding monovalent cation/H(+) antiporter subunit G, with translation MDALLDVLTAICLLGGALMSLAAAIGLLRFPDLMSRMHAATKPQVLGLFLMLAAVGLQLRAWSLVPLLLVAWLFQLLTVPVSAHMVGRAGYRTKHRRPELLSTDELHDVVAAVVEDRDEA
- a CDS encoding DUF4235 domain-containing protein, producing the protein MNIVFKLLSTGVSLGAGFVASKIVDTAWEKSTGRKPPKDGADLENSMRSALAFALVSSAVAAIIQVVTSRTTQKAIARFQQHPDEV
- a CDS encoding ECF transporter S component produces the protein MSKSVAGNSANPRTAPKSTWRVVDIVVASVLSVAVGVIFWLWSAGYGFIAALTVAFPPLGGLYGGGWLIAGVIGALVIRKPGAALYCELVAAIVEALLGNSFGLTVIFSGLVQGIGSEAAFAVFRYRRFRLPAALLAGALAGVAMGLNDTLVSYVTWAPVWKLVYIVLGAVSGAVIAGLLSWLAVRGLARTGALGNLPSRGAATEPVV